Proteins from one Mesoplodon densirostris isolate mMesDen1 chromosome 1, mMesDen1 primary haplotype, whole genome shotgun sequence genomic window:
- the LOC132488092 gene encoding ATP synthase subunit f, mitochondrial-like has product MVLVVPVEKKLMDVKIKALPNWILMQDFTPKGTIRAFRRGYYQYDNKYVNINKGSTLGVSMVLEADVLFNYCISYKELKHEQLRKNR; this is encoded by the coding sequence ATGGTGTTAGTTGTACCAGTGGAGAAGAAACTCATGGATGTCAAAATAAAGGCTCTGCCAAACTGGATACTGATGCAAGATTTCACCCCCAAAGGCACCATCAGAGCATTTCGAAGAGGTTACTACCAGTATGACAACAAGTATGTCAATATAAACAAAGGGAGCACCCTTGGGGTTTCTATGGTGCTGGAAGCTGACGTGCTTTTCAACTACTGCATTTCTTACAAGGAACTCAAACATGAACAGCTACGCAAGAACCGCTGA